One window from the genome of Anopheles merus strain MAF chromosome 3R, AmerM5.1, whole genome shotgun sequence encodes:
- the LOC121598115 gene encoding neural cell adhesion molecule 2-like, with amino-acid sequence MITPRITMTRMQFGFNFLLLIAASSINGNQQISKSDALKLTPEEEMAHFVNQSRMVTCSHPDHPEVRLKWRNPKNAIISETKGRVHIEDKGDSLALIFEAIARTDQGNWTCEVDVEGTATATEGRVTVPALRKSFKMIVYEPISFRDTNTVQTAVEDKDATIRCEVKGHPEPSVSWYFNGQPLFFSNNGRYSKLADGMSIKKVVQNDSGEYTCKAFQISATGSSFEEKTIRLNIKHKPYMPPWKKSISDAYGYVGGMVNLTCEATAEPPANFSWSANNKKLTPKSHIIYNGRHVSMLQIMIKTSSIFGKYKCEAKNELGSVTQEIHLKEGTKPDPPSLFQLRGVNSDTLDIDVGATKSHDIPPDPTTVIGYRFELMPTDEYLKSRSWDHASRRDFDVADGATYLLVQLIPDTKYLIRVAARNAAGLSDWTEVKEFSTHPVQPHGTSGSSAQPTDVCFKFVWLLAVALPAALSITHHRFADLTKGRF; translated from the exons CATCCTCGATTAATGGCAATCAACAAATCTCGAAAAGTGACGCCCTGAAGCTGACGCCCGAGGAGGAGATGGCCCACTTCGTCAACCAGTCGCGCATGGTCACCTGCAGCCATCCGGACCATCCGGAGGTGCGGCTCAAGTGGCGCAATCCGAAAAATGCCATCATTAGCGAAACCAAGGGCCGGGTGCACATCGAGGATAAGGGCGACTCGCTCGCGCTGATATTCGAAGCGATAGCCCGCACCGACCAGGGCAACTGGACGTGCGAGGTGGACGTCGAGGGGACGGCCACCGCCACCGAGGGTCGGGTGACCGTGCCGGCGCTGCGAAAATCCTTTAAAATGATCGTTTACG AGCCCATCTCGTTCCGGGATACCAACACGGTGCAGACGGCGGTCGAAGATAAGGACGCGACCATCCGCTGCGAGGTAAAAGGACATCCGGAACCATCCGTTTCCTGGTACTTTAACGGCCAACCCCTGTTCT TCTCCAACAACGGACGGTACAGCAAGCTGGCCGACGGTATGTCCATCAAAAAGGTGGTCCAGAACGATAGCGGCGAGTACACGTGCAAAGCGTTCCAGATCTCGGCCACCGGTAGCAGCTTCGAGGAGAAGACGATTCGCCTCAACATCAAAC ACAAACCGTACATGCCACCGTGGAAAAAATCCATCTCGGACGCGTACGGGTACGTCGGCGGCATGGTGAACCTTACCTGCGAAGCGACCGCCGAACCGCCGGCCAACTTCAGCTGGTCCGCCAACAATAAAAAGCTCACCCCGAAAAGCCACATCATTTACAACGGGCGCCACGTGTCGATGCTGCAG ATCATGATAAAAACCAGCAGCATATTCGGCAAGTACAAGTGTGAGGCGAAAAACGAGCTCGGGTCAGTGACGCAAGAGATCCACCTGAAGGAAGGCACCAAACCCGATCCACCGAGTCTG TTTCAGCTGCGCGGTGTCAACTCGGACACGCTCGACATCGACGTCGGCGCTACGAAGTCCCATGACATTCCGCCCGACCCGACCACCGTCATCGGGTACCGGTTCGAGCTGATGCCAACGGACGAATACTTAAAGTCCCGCTCGTGGGACCACGCCAGCCGACGTGACTTCGACGTGGCCGACGGTGCCACCTATCTGCTCGTGCAGCTCATACCCGACACCAAGTACCTCATCCGGGTGGCGGCCCGCAACGCGGCCGGCCTGAGCGACTGGACCGAGGTGAAGGAGTTCTCGACCCACCCAGTGCAGCCGCACGGTACGAGCGGCTCCAGTGCCCAACCCACCGACGTGTGCTTCAAGTTCGTCTGGCTGCTGGCCGTGGCGCTCCCGGCGGCCCTATCCATCACGCATCACCGGTTTGCCGACCTGACGAAGGGACGGTTTTAA